ATTGATATAATTCCTCTCAGAACTCAAATAGAGCCAATAATCGGTTTCGGGTATCGATCTTCGGGCCTGGTATAGATAACTGACGAATTCATTTCCTTTTCTTCCTCCGTAGCCTTCGACGATATTGGCTGGAATGGAAGAAGAGGAACGCAAAACTTGGCTTGTTATTATCTCAGCACCTCT
This genomic interval from Candidatus Zixiibacteriota bacterium contains the following:
- a CDS encoding four helix bundle protein, translated to MDEIKSYRDLVVWQKAHRLTNRIFDLVEEFPKTRGAEIITSQVLRSSSSIPANIVEGYGGRKGNEFVSYLYQARRSIPETDYWLYLSSERNYINKAEYERLSSEYSEILKMLNSMISKLKR